One Antedon mediterranea chromosome 1, ecAntMedi1.1, whole genome shotgun sequence genomic window, TTTATCAGAAGGGACAGAAATTCTAAAATGTCAACGACGGAGAGATTTGTACGTTCTTTTAAGTCATCAACATTTTCTAGTTTTATTCGTATGATTTTTAATGCTAATTCTGTGGGTGTCTTGGTGAATAGGGATACAACATCGTACGAGACAAATGTGTAGTTCTGTGGGACATTTAACGTCGCAAGTTTAACTTTACTAAGTCTTTGGAGTTTTTTACATGATGTATAGTGTTTCCAACTAGAGGCTCTAAAATATCGGCAAGGCTTTTTCCTAAGTCATAGTATATGGAGTTGATGCAGTCAACAATAGGACGAAGCGGTACATTCATTTTGTGTACTGTTGGAAGGCAGTAAATTCGTGGTGTTACTTCTGCTGTAGggaataatattcttttttgcTTTGGTGTTATTTTCTCTTCTTGTTTTAGTCTATTTAGGATGGCAACGAGTTTCCTTTTATACTTTTGTGTAGGATTATTGTGTAGTTTTTCATATACTGTTATATCATTCAGCATTGTTTTCGTTTTATCTTCGTATTCTTTCTTATCTAAAATTACAGTTGCTCTTCCTTTGTCGGCAGGCAATATTATTATGTCTTTATCTTCCTTTAGTGATTTCAAAGCTATTCGTTCATGTCTGTTAATGTTACTAGGTAGACGTTATTATTGACGTCATCTTCCCTCTTATTCTATCTTTTTCGACATTAGGAACTAGTTTAGCAGCTTGTAACGGAAAAATTCAAACCCTTTTCGAGTAGGGAGATCTCCAAGTTCTCTGGAAATGTAAGTACCGATATCATCTTACAAACTTGACACTATTATTGGATCATATAGAAATAACTTTTTATCACATTACATTATCAGATCCAAatgaacttatttaataaaatcagaatatttgtttaaattaaataataatttaacagacactagattaattaaaattaaatgaatatagtatataaataaatacaaataatataataattaaaacacatcaaatacaaaataaatacaaataaaagatATCACTGAATAGCGATAGAAATTTTTGCCGCAATGAATGAAGCATATGTACGAAATAGGTCTATAATTATTTAGAATCCatccattatttatttatttatccatAATTTATAATCTGTTATTTTTAGCAGATGCTAGAtagttattaaataaatatagcatataaataaatacaaataataattaaaacaaataaaatacaaaaaaagatGTCATTGAAAAGCAATATAACTTTTCGCCACACCTGGCCTTGAATTCGAATGAGGCCTATAATTATTTAGAATCCatctattatttataaacaCGGCATCTTGTCGATTTTCTTTCAAGTTATAGTATTGCTAATGCTTTCTAGTGAGCTTTGTAGcgtttaaataaatacaaatcctaataatttaattaaatacaaataaaagacACTGTCACAGTCACTGAGAAGCAATAGAACTTTTTGCCACACCTggcttttaaaattcaattcaatgaaACAAATGCTAATGTCCTACGGAAACTGttgaatattgttataagttgaATAGAAACAAAATGGATGAAATTTTTAGTGAAGTGAACTTGGCAAGATAATCTATCTCTTCATGTCGACATGTAAGCAATCGAACTTAGCAACAAAACGTTCTTAAAACTAGTTTAGACATTAATTTGCCTCTCTGTTTTCTATGTATAGTTTGTTGAAGAAGTACGATGACAGGAGAACAATTGGCGGTGAAAAACGTTGGCTAAATCGATCCAAAGCGACATTTAGAAAAGCAAGTACTGATGACCGCAAATATTGTACAATGCTAAGagtctatgttaaatactgTAGTCTACAAATAACCGTTAAAAGGTAACTATATAAAATAGACTGTACAAAATAGAAGTAAGCTTTAAATTTCATTATGGTAGAATCAATCATCGTGTCTCCCAAAAAAGAAGGCAGTCATAGTTCCCTTCACACTGATCTGATGCGTTGGGTATTTACATAAAcgctacagtatacagtatacagtataatatactACATGATTACTGTCTCCATcgagtaaatataaatagtttatttaaatGAACTAATTGAAAAATGAAACAGAGAAGTTACAGTTCACCTGTAGTAAATCATCGTTCTCCATCATGCCGTCCTTTTACATATAGTAGCAttttaaagttctgtctacactatcaaactagttagacaaaaattgtgcgatgtgcccaaatatggtagcgatatatctaaatatggtagtaatatgacataatcatcatcatatgggaacatcacattcttttgtcaaataaaatgtgatggCTCTAGACAGAGCCTTGTAcaagttaaatttttttttcacagattacttttttaaacttaacggaaatatttttaataagtaTGGCCTGGACACACGGTATTAATTCAGAGACCCTGGAAAATCTTATAAACGTACTACAAAAGAAAGCATTAGTTTTGGATCTTTGGTCTATGCATTCCATACGAGTACACGAGTTTTAGTTCAAATGAATTTAATGTGCAAACAGACCTTTAGGCCAATTAAACCTATGACTAGGTTCATATTCACACAATTCCATCTGAAACCCACTGAAAAGAATACAAACACgaacaaaaatatatgataGTACAGTTATCATGCAATCGTATCcatttattactttttattttttaggtgaAATTCACtgaatatttgtaaaaatcatGAACTACAATCTAATTTTATATTCATGTTCTAATAATTATTCTGTGGAAGTTTGCAAACATAACCTTGTACAGCGTTACATTGTTTATCATCCCATATCGTCTGTAAACCACTTCGGTTCCATACTGTAACGCAGTCTTGGTTGCCACTATGATTGTCAGGTTGATTTCGATCCCAGTTTGTATAAGTTGCCAACTGATTAGTGTCGCTCCATCTCCATGTACCCTCGTATCTTGCATCGGTCAAACCAATCCAGTAGGTGGCATACGGTTCACGTGTTACCAATCCGTCAGTAGCTGAATTCCAAAGTCTTGAAACAAATTCGTTTTCTTCCTTACTCCGAATGGACACAAGATGTCCCTTTGCAATCCTTTGAATAAAAAggttattttactttatttgtagacattaatacaaattaaaccTTATTCCGTTTGGACTTCGATCATCATCCTGAAAATGGTCCATTAAAGATCGAAACGTTGAATCAGGACTTTCCTACTGTATTTAAAGTAtgtttatactattttattaaacattaatattcacttttttttgtcttgtgtgagtttaCGTTTATATAAATTCTCAGTTAGGAATATATTGTATACAGTAGATatgtacatttgtgacaattaaagtaagtgtttaaagtagttaaaatacaggtatatttacataataagattcTTGAATTAAGTATTaaacatatttgttttcatttaaaactttagatacgatgttaattaaaatgtaaaaatgaaagATGGcggtaaaataaatacattaatattcACTAGTCAAAATTGAGCAAAGCTTTGTATTCATCCACCTTATTTATAAGATTGAATTTAAGAACAACTATGTAATTGTTAAAAagtaaagtataataataaagaacTTCAAAAATAACTGAGATTATTGGTGTTTTGTGACACTCACGAGCAAAGTTATTTCCATTGAtaaagtatatttataaataaatattaaatcatgtATTATTAGTCTATTTCCATCTAAAGTTGCGTCCAAGATATTaccattttaaacaaaattatttaagaaGCATTTGTTGGTCGAGGCATAATTGTAGGCCTGATTTTATcgaaataattttgttatactAACCAGGTTGTGAAACTTTGGCATTTGTTCTCAGCTGCTGTCCAAGTTAATGTTTCCGCAAAGATTCGGTAGCAATTGCCTAGGTAAGGAACCCAAAAGATAGGACATGGTTGACATGACTCTGCAGTAGGCAGTGCTGCAGCGATGAGCAGAAACATAGCAACAATCGTTACCTTCATTTTAAGTTTGTGAAAGcctatacataaaaaaaaaatccagatataattatttgataagCAAACATAGAGCCTATACTACTCATTCTTTATTAAAGCAACATGTATTAATTTTCAGGTTTTAGgcaaaatagaatattgcatTCAACACTCAAAACATAAAATTGGAGTGATGTTGGATTAAAGAaggtgaaaataaataaaattgttaaaaatgttgaaaaatgtgaaaaataattaaaaaaaacaaaaaaaaacagttacaTTGATAGATGTTAAAAATTGctgaaaatgttgaaaaatttgtaaaaaccTTTATTTTGCATCCAAGTATTAATATCTACtgtcaaaataacgaaaaactatgaatatgagttagtgtttaccgaccgaccaaccgaccgaaattgctgaaaatgttaacaattgttgaaacaatgttaaaaacatttatatttgcctataagtattaatatccactgtcaaaattacgataaaaatattaatttaagttaTTGTTTACCGAAATTtaatgtttaccgaccgaccgacatagtgataGAATCTAActtgaaatttatgagtaccaaattttataaTCATGAAGTATGTTATACTGTAGAACACTACGTTATGTAAATACCCAACGCATCAGTATGACTATTTCTTTTTCATACTTTACATTATCAAAGGTTATCAAAAGTTTataaacaaaactaaaaatcTAAAATGTctgtgttttaaaataatatttcttcaaaacTACGTAAGTTGTCAGAATGTTGCCTGGTCAATGCTGTTATGAACTTAACACCGGAATTATGcctgaataataaaaaaacaaggccaacagccattaagtcgcgtgctacaatgcatagtgataccggaccgacagacagaccgacagaccgacagacagaccgacagacagaccgacccaccgacatagtgaactatacagAGATagagtataaatttaaaaatatagatataaggaagaaaagcaaagagattatggagcagctgtaccagaatatacaacactaagtacagccgctccataatctctttgcttttcttctttatatctatatttttaaatttatactaacaaatatctttttattaatattataataataatgatatatcaaaaaaaaatgtattaaataatatttatcgcataataggcctaagcaatctacgataatttaattaactagatggtacgctcgcttcgctcgcgtaccatctaggtcgtgcccacagatggttctcgaatacataataatttcagcgttaaaaaactggcgatttcaaatgtatgtacaataatacatgtcgtttacaggaaagaataaatagacaatgatttatgtactcaattaaaattagcaccctgagaattacttccgaaagagaaacttgtcacaaaatgagaccaattgtttaagtcaaatttaaacaaacttaatttgtgttttgtatgtaacattaggggtgagggatggggaagaggatgggtgcaaagaggaacaatttttaaatatattaaatatattctttatccatttagtaacgaaatattaattgttttcatgttttacaaataatataccactaaacacagtaaaacattgctatgtaatactttgttgaaactatcaccgtcctagtcgattgaaatagtacagtacatgtaacgatacatcactacgacgtgtatgtttatataatgtaaaacaatttgtgaaaaccacctccattcgaggaaaatcataaattcgatttaatcgtcaataaatattaaattatctaactcaacttaattagtaggcctaatggttttcaattgtttcttagagccaattcatacttaagttggttcttaccctacccaccaaagttgttctgcgtttaggggatgtgatgcaccgtaggcctatcctgtactggctttacaacgctactcgtgccagtgagggaagggtgatgatgtgggtggtttaaatgcaataataaagatgtttacataatatactgcgactgaaaacgctagctcattatccgtttaaaaaaaattatatccaacctctgcagcacagattgaaaaaaaaaatggatcaaatttctgttatgagtatacagcacttgcctttacgacgcctgagggaatagacacttgtggaacagagattggaatgttccattcatcgcaaatcaatacatttgtataaacgtatattaaatctatcaaaatagtattttttaaagaaaagcggcctgtcttcaacattatgatgctgtactcgagctgttcaaccggttttcagccattaaaaacaattatcgtaggaggagataggaaaatgcgaagcatcctcgtattattgtctgtgggtatttttcaagacggacatccattagacagtgtataccacgatcgaaaaacacccctatttggggcaaatcgttgaacctaaattcgttttaattgtcaataactaattatctaactcaatttaattagtaaacagggttacatcaggtggttaaaatcagtaccgagattctaaccaactttatataccatcgagtaagcattctagaaataacgcgcgatttaccgaattttgcccttacgtaaatttatatatagattgatataacaaatttattaaatacataacatcatttgaataaaaagaacaaatcacatatctacacataatcataacatcgtatactctatctctaacaatttattcaatcttctatcgactaaagccgaagtatagtcgttatctcgggaccgttctatggccaccaccaggtaggcttacttcattaaggcttctatgaatggatgtactggttgggagcaggaacgctagtagaccaaacccagtaccgttttgattacgatcaatcgggaaattacctcacgacgttatatctatatttttaaatttatactaacatatatctttttattaatataataataataatatatcaaacatgtattaaataatatttatcgcataatatgcaatctacgacaattgaattaatattgatataacacatttattaaatatataacatcatttgaataaaaagaacaaatcacatatctacccataatcataacatcgtatactctatctctaacaattcattcaatcttctatcggctaaagccgaagtatagtcgttatctcgggaccattctatggccaccaccaggtaggcttactccatcaaagcttctatgaatggatgtactggttgggagcagaaaactagtagaccatacccagtaccgttttgattacgatcaatcgggaaattacctcacaacgttatataggcctaggtgcCGACATAGGACTCTAGTTGGACTGTACCATCAAGTCATTTCTCGCATTCAAAATCTACACTTTTGCACTAACAAACTTTTCCTATTTCTACATCCTAaactactttttatttttctaccatTACCTTCTATATTTTCATCCTTTATCTGTTATACGATATAAACAACATTACACTCGTACATCGTAACGCGAGCATTTCATTCTATACGCATACGCACTTTATCgaacataattttaaaccaaaCCTAATCATACATCATACAACGATAAGACATCAACCGCTTCAGTTCAAAACCAGCTATTAAggtaaactttttaaatttaaattaatttttgtttctatccactctaccatattcatataaagatattgtggaaccacgtcaggtcaagttcaatattgaatatcgaaacgtggcaggctgaaggcgcttgacctttgacaagatcgcctaaatttttaatataatattaactttacaatacttagtgttgtatattctggtacagccgctccataatctctttgcttttcttccttatatctatatttttaatttaaactaacaaatatctttttattaatataataataataatatatcaaacatttattaaataattatttatcgcataatatgcaatctacgataattgaattaattgatataacaaatttattaaactagatggtacgctcgctttgctcgcgtaccatctaggtcgtgcccacagatggttctcgaatacacagtaatttcagcgttaaaaaactggcgatttcaaatgtacaataatgcaggacaataatatatgtcgtttacaggaacgattaaatag contains:
- the LOC140049087 gene encoding echinoidin-like — its product is MKVTIVAMFLLIAAALPTAESCQPCPIFWVPYLGNCYRIFAETLTWTAAENKCQSFTTWIAKGHLVSIRSKEENEFVSRLWNSATDGLVTREPYATYWIGLTDARYEGTWRWSDTNQLATYTNWDRNQPDNHSGNQDCVTVWNRSGLQTIWDDKQCNAVQGYVCKLPQNNY